GAAAATGACGCGGCGCACGGGCGCGCTACTGCGGCCGCTGCGCGCGGCAACCTGCTTCGACGCCTAGAGCCTGAGCTCGACAGAAGTGCTGAGCTCGGCGTGGAAGCGATGGCGCAGCTCGATGCCCTCTACGAACATCTCGAAGACATTGGCCTCGAGCCGCAGCCCGATGACTCGCAGCTTCGTATCAATGTCGCACCGTGTCGGTATGCGTTCGCGATCACGACGGAGCGCGCGTTGGTGTGCTCCGTCCACATCCAGCTTTTGAAGCATCAGCTCCAGCAGGTTCCGGGTCCAGTCCGGTTGCGAAGCGTCAAGCCGTTCGTGACGCCAACCCGGTGCGAGATCGCACTTGAGGTGAGAGACGGACCCTCCCTCGCAGAGCGTGAAGCCCAGGGCGCGGCGGCAACGTCGTAGCCGCCGCTCCCTGCCACTCCGTCGGAGCGTCAGGAGGGGTTCTGCGCCCACATGTCGGGTCCAAACACCTCGTACTGGATGTTCGCAGCGGGAACGCCGCGGTCCATCAGCGTGCGCCGCGCCGACTGCATGAACGGGAGCGGCCCGCACATGAAGACGCGCGCGCCTGCCGGTATATCCTCGCCCGTCAAATCCATGTACCCGCTCTTCGCGGGCACGAGCGTCGGTGCCGACTCGGCTCCTTCCTCGTACCAGTTCTGAGCCTTGGCGTCGCTCAGGGCCAGCACTTGGCGCCGCAGACTCGTGTAGAGCGCATGGGTGTCATGGGAACGGTCTGCGTGGAACAGCCGCACCTGTCGTTCCGGCTGTCGCCGAGAGACATCCTCGAGGATCGCCGCAACGGGAGTGATCCCGATCCCTGCCGACACGAGCACAAGCGGCGAGTCTGCAGTGTCGAGCACCACGTCTCCGGCAGGCTGCGACACGTCGAGAAGTGCGCCAGGCACGGCATGCTCGTGGAGCCAGCCTGAGACCCGCCCGTCAGGGGTTCCGCCCTCGCCGCGCACTCGCTTGATCGTGACACGCAACGAGTCACCGCGCGGCCCCGACGAGATCGTGTACTGGCGTGGCTGCCGGTCGCCGTCAGGCAGATCAACGGCAATAGCCACGTACTGCCCCGTGCGGTACTCGGGAACATCTCCAGTCACAGGCGCGAGAAGCAGCGAGAACACGTCTGCGCTCTCGTCGAACCGTTCCACGACTCGGTACTGACGCCAGGGCTCCTCGGGGTCAGTACCGCCGAGGGCGTAGAGCTTCGCCTCCTCCGCGATGAGCGCGGTCGCGAACAGCCAATACACCTCGTCCCACGCAGCGGCCACCTCCGGTGTCACTGCGTCGCCGAGCACCGTGCCGACCGCCGACAACAGGTGGTGCCCGACGATCGTGTACTCGCGGGCTTTGATCCCAAGCGAGACATGCTTGTGGGCGATCCGCTGCATGACGGGGGTGAAGTCCGGCGCGTCAGGATCGATCAGCTGCACCGCAAACGCAACGACCGATGCGGCGAGCGCTTTAGGTTGCTCTCCGATCGCCTGATTTGCGGCGTTGAACACGTTCTTCAGTTCGGGATGCGCCGCGAACATCGCCGGATAGAACGTGCGGGTGATCTCATCCGCGTGCGCGGCGACGACCGCCGCTGTCGCTGCGACCGTAGCTTCCGAAGTGGGGGACAATTTCATCGACACTGCTGCCTCCTGGTTACGTGGAATATCCACTCACCAGATCCTCCCGCCGTACGCGTTTTCGCGCTCCGGGTTTCGCCGTGATTATTCACGGCTGGGGGCGGCAGCTTAGTTTGCGGGAGGCTTCATGATTGCCCCGGTCGCGAGCCCGACAGCGAGGCCCGCTGGCAGCCACAGCCAAAACTGGGTGAAGAATCCAAGCACGAGACCCATGACCGCGCCGACAGCGAGGCCGAGGAAGATCTGCTTGCGACGCTGCTCTGGCGTCGGCTCCTCCCCTTTGCCCTTCGGTCGGTTGCCTGGGCGCGATGACTTACTCATGCGCCCAGCCTACGCGCGCTCTCGCGGTCAAGTCTGTCCATCTCCTGCAACTGCGCGACAGTCTCGGGCGACGCGCCGCGAGAGCGGGCGACCTCGACGAGGGCGCCCATTGCCCGCGCGATCTTCGCGGAGCTCAGTGAGGGGGTTGCGCCGGCTGCCTCGAGCACCTGTCCGGTAGCGTCAAGCCAACGCTCGTCCGCGCCGGGCAGCAATTCGGCCTCCCACTCGCGCCAGGCACGCTTGACTGGCTCGGCGCCTCGGAGTTCTGTCGCCAGCACTCTGTCGTCGGCGAGCTCAACGACCTCCACACCCGCTCCGTCAGTGAGTCGCAGCGTGCGTCGTTCGGTCCGCAGCTCCGCAATCGGTCGCACTTGCTCGGCGACGTCGCCGATTCGCTCGACGAGCTCGGCTTTGAGCCCCGCCGGAAGT
Above is a window of Leucobacter aridicollis DNA encoding:
- a CDS encoding globin domain-containing protein, whose translation is MDIPRNQEAAVSMKLSPTSEATVAATAAVVAAHADEITRTFYPAMFAAHPELKNVFNAANQAIGEQPKALAASVVAFAVQLIDPDAPDFTPVMQRIAHKHVSLGIKAREYTIVGHHLLSAVGTVLGDAVTPEVAAAWDEVYWLFATALIAEEAKLYALGGTDPEEPWRQYRVVERFDESADVFSLLLAPVTGDVPEYRTGQYVAIAVDLPDGDRQPRQYTISSGPRGDSLRVTIKRVRGEGGTPDGRVSGWLHEHAVPGALLDVSQPAGDVVLDTADSPLVLVSAGIGITPVAAILEDVSRRQPERQVRLFHADRSHDTHALYTSLRRQVLALSDAKAQNWYEEGAESAPTLVPAKSGYMDLTGEDIPAGARVFMCGPLPFMQSARRTLMDRGVPAANIQYEVFGPDMWAQNPS
- a CDS encoding ArsR family transcriptional regulator, with the protein product MPRRVEDFRGLTRVSRLRILHSVHRQPGRRLAEIASEVNLHLNTTREHLAVLEAEGLVHSLRLVTGVRGRPPVVFHPVTDAHENDAAHGRATAAAARGNLLRRLEPELDRSAELGVEAMAQLDALYEHLEDIGLEPQPDDSQLRINVAPCRYAFAITTERALVCSVHIQLLKHQLQQVPGPVRLRSVKPFVTPTRCEIALEVRDGPSLAEREAQGAAATS
- a CDS encoding HPP family protein, which gives rise to MSKSSRPGNRPKGKGEEPTPEQRRKQIFLGLAVGAVMGLVLGFFTQFWLWLPAGLAVGLATGAIMKPPAN